TCGAAAAGCTTAACTGTCGCTTGGCTCAATACATCGTCGGCAATATTTTCGTACGAATTAATTTTAATACACGATTCTTTAACCTCGTTTGGATTTTTGAAATCTTTGAGATTTGCTAATGCATGTTTGATCTCCACGCAAGATTTGTAAATTAATAAAGAAAATTCTGAATATACTTTGTTTTCTGGGGTTTTGTAAAGATAAATATACTTAGCCGATGCATAAATATAATCTGCAATATCGTCTAATCCTGCTGCAAGAAGGCTGATGTCTTCTCTGTCGAAAGGTGTGATAAAATTCTCTCCCAACTGCACGAAAATCTCGTGTGTTAAGTCATCCATTTTATGCTCGTAATCGCTCATTTGATTTAGCATTGACTCGTCATTTACATCAAATTCTAAAAGACCATCATGAAAGGTTTTTGACATTTCAACTAATGTGTCTGCTACTTTTTCGAACAAATCAAAGAAGATTTTGTCTTTTGGCTGGAATGCTCTGAAAATATTTCCAATTCCCATTTTATTTTTATTTACAGTTTTTGTGACCACAAATATCGTTAAATAGGTTAAGCTTAATAACAACGCAATGTTAATAAATTATTAACAATCAAAAAGCCTGCATCACTTGGATACAGGCTTTTTATTATTATTTTGAGATGTTTAGTTTGCGACTTCTGCGCGCATCTCTTTTCCTTTAAACTTCTGTGTTTGAAGGCCTTTAACAACTTCATCTTTAAAAGATTTTTCGATTTCGAAGAATGAGAATTTCTCTAAAATCTCAATATCTCCAATATCTGCTCTTTTCTTAGACTTAGAAGTGGCTTTGTTAATAATCTCTAACATATCAACTTTCTTCAACTGGTCGCGTTTTCCAAGGTTAAAGAAGAAACGCACCATATCTTCGTTATTTCTTCTTCTACCGCCTTCGCGTCTTCCGCCTTCTCTTCTCTCACGAGGTTCGCCTCTTCTTTCGCGCTCTCTACCTCTTTCTCGACGGCTTCCTCTGTCATCTCCACCATTAAATTTGGCTTCAACCAAATCGTTACGATCTTTGTAATACAAAGCCAATTCTTTCAACTGGAACTGTAACAACTTGTGCACCAATTCCTCTTTTGAGAATTGGGACAAATCTGGAATCAACGCATCATCAAAAGCGAAAATATCTTCAGAATTCTCGGTTAATAGTTTTTCAAAAACACCATTAACCTGGGCCTTCACAATATCATCACCTGTCGGGATTTTCCCTTCTGTGATTTCTATCTTTGTAGAAGCTTTTATTTGTTTTAGTTTTCTACTTTCTTCAGGTTTTATTAAAGATAGAGAAATACCATCTTTACCTGCACGTCCTGTACGACCACTTCTGTGTACAAAAACTTCTGGATCATCTGGTAAAGAGAAATGAATAACATGCGTTAAAGAATCTACGTCTAATCCTCTAGCAGCAACATCTGTCGCTACCAAAATATCGATATTCTTCAAACGGAACTTCTTCATAACCGTATCACGTTGCGCTTGTGACAAGTCGCCATGAAGTGCATCTGCTGCATAGCCGTTTTGCATTAAGAAATCTGCAACTTCTTGCGTTTCCATTCTTGTACGGCAAAAGATAATCGAATACTGATTAGGATTCGCATCGATCATTCTCTTCAAAGCTTCTTTCTTTTGACGGTAACCCACTACGAAATATTCGTGCTTGATGTTCTTTTTAACTTCGTTAATAGAACCAACCGAAATACGGTGCGGATTTGTCAAATAGTTTTTAGAAATTCTTTCTACCTCTTTGTTCATCGTTGCCGAGAACAAAAATGTCTGTTTGGTTTCTGGTGTTTCACTGATAATCGTTTCCAAATCATCTTTGAAACCCATAGACAACATTTCGTCAGCCTCATCCAACACCAACCAATGGATGCTAGAAAAATCTAAAGCTTTTCTATTAATAAGGTCAATCACACGTCCTGGAGTCCCCACAATAATTTGTGGTTTCTCTCTCAAAGAACGGATCTGCTCCATAATACTACTACCTCCATACACCGCAGTTGTTTTGATGTTTGGTAAATACTTGGAGTAAGTTTTTATGTCTTTTGTAATTTGAAGACATAATTCTCGCGTCGGACAAAGCACCAAAAATTGGATTTTGCGACTCGTATCGTCAATCATATCCAAAATCGGAAGCGAAAACGCCGCTGTTTTGCCTGTCCCGGTCTGCGCAAGTGCGATAAGATCGCGGATATCTGATAAGATAAATGGGATAGTCTGTTTTTGGATTTCTGTAGGGCTTTCGTAGCCCATCTCGCCAATTGCCTTCTGTATGTCAGGACTTAAACTGGACTCGGAAAATAACTTCATTAAGTTGTATAAAATTTTTGCAAAGATACAATTTTATTTTTGACAATTTTTATAAACTTTTGTTAACAAATATATATTGGGATAAAAGCAATCAAAATTAAATAGAAAACGGACACTCAATTTTTTTTAAAAAAAATCTGCAAAATACGGGAGAAAAGCATCATATTTACTACTTCAAATCTATTATGCTTCCATGGGTTTATATAGTGACATCGCCGAATATCTACAGTACATATCGCCTCGTTTTTATAAGTCGCGCTATTTTAAAAAACTAAAAAACCTTAGTCCAAACAATATTATCGAACGAAATGTGGAACCCGAATTTTGGTGGGTTAAAAACTATCTTAAAAAAGATGCTGTATTTATTGATATTGGGGCAAATGTTGGCGC
This genomic stretch from Chryseobacterium sp. POL2 harbors:
- a CDS encoding DUF47 domain-containing protein, translating into MGIGNIFRAFQPKDKIFFDLFEKVADTLVEMSKTFHDGLLEFDVNDESMLNQMSDYEHKMDDLTHEIFVQLGENFITPFDREDISLLAAGLDDIADYIYASAKYIYLYKTPENKVYSEFSLLIYKSCVEIKHALANLKDFKNPNEVKESCIKINSYENIADDVLSQATVKLFETNDAILIIKQKSILDYLEVVTDKAEDVANTMESIVIKYA
- a CDS encoding DEAD/DEAH box helicase, with protein sequence MKLFSESSLSPDIQKAIGEMGYESPTEIQKQTIPFILSDIRDLIALAQTGTGKTAAFSLPILDMIDDTSRKIQFLVLCPTRELCLQITKDIKTYSKYLPNIKTTAVYGGSSIMEQIRSLREKPQIIVGTPGRVIDLINRKALDFSSIHWLVLDEADEMLSMGFKDDLETIISETPETKQTFLFSATMNKEVERISKNYLTNPHRISVGSINEVKKNIKHEYFVVGYRQKKEALKRMIDANPNQYSIIFCRTRMETQEVADFLMQNGYAADALHGDLSQAQRDTVMKKFRLKNIDILVATDVAARGLDVDSLTHVIHFSLPDDPEVFVHRSGRTGRAGKDGISLSLIKPEESRKLKQIKASTKIEITEGKIPTGDDIVKAQVNGVFEKLLTENSEDIFAFDDALIPDLSQFSKEELVHKLLQFQLKELALYYKDRNDLVEAKFNGGDDRGSRRERGRERERRGEPRERREGGRREGGRRRNNEDMVRFFFNLGKRDQLKKVDMLEIINKATSKSKKRADIGDIEILEKFSFFEIEKSFKDEVVKGLQTQKFKGKEMRAEVAN